In Aquabacterium sp. OR-4, the following proteins share a genomic window:
- a CDS encoding sulfate/molybdate ABC transporter ATP-binding protein: MSIEVRALNKQFGRLKVCDNLNLSIASGELVALLGPSGSGKTTLLRMIAGLEVPDSGQVLFHGADTTGADVRERNVGFVFQHYALFPQMNIFENVAFGLRVRPKSTRPSDAQIRAKVTDLLKLVQLDWIAERYPHQLSGGQRQRIALARALAVEPQVLLLDEPFGALDAKVRKELRRWLRRLHDEMHVTSVFVTHDQDEAMEVADRIVVMNEGRIEQVGSPDEVYDRPATPFVLQFLGDVNLFHGRVGHSGHGPGGAAGAAEGDVHYVRPHELDVLGQPDAAELTTAPPAEHAACPAELVQVLTLGPVTRLEFRRDDGSYVDVELPRARWQALRDSLNLAPGQRAWLKARRVTRFVAGADGAVVDDPAAAI, translated from the coding sequence ATGAGCATCGAAGTACGTGCGCTGAACAAGCAGTTCGGCCGCCTGAAGGTCTGCGACAACCTCAACCTCAGCATCGCCTCGGGCGAGCTGGTGGCACTGCTGGGCCCCTCGGGCTCGGGCAAGACCACGCTGCTGCGCATGATTGCCGGGCTGGAGGTGCCCGACAGCGGCCAGGTGCTGTTTCACGGCGCCGACACCACCGGCGCCGATGTGCGCGAGCGCAACGTGGGCTTCGTGTTCCAGCACTACGCGCTGTTCCCGCAGATGAACATCTTCGAGAACGTGGCCTTCGGCCTGCGCGTGCGGCCGAAGAGCACGCGGCCGAGCGATGCGCAGATCCGCGCCAAGGTCACCGATCTGCTGAAGCTGGTGCAGCTCGACTGGATTGCCGAGCGCTACCCGCACCAGCTGTCGGGCGGCCAGCGCCAGCGCATTGCGCTGGCCCGCGCGCTGGCGGTCGAGCCCCAGGTGCTGCTGCTCGATGAGCCCTTCGGCGCGCTGGACGCCAAGGTGCGCAAGGAGCTGCGCCGCTGGCTGCGCCGCCTGCACGACGAGATGCATGTGACCAGCGTGTTCGTCACCCACGACCAGGACGAGGCCATGGAAGTGGCCGACCGCATCGTGGTGATGAACGAGGGCCGCATCGAGCAGGTGGGCAGCCCCGACGAGGTGTACGACCGCCCGGCCACGCCCTTTGTGCTGCAGTTTCTGGGTGACGTGAACCTGTTCCACGGCCGGGTAGGCCACAGCGGCCATGGCCCGGGCGGCGCCGCCGGCGCGGCCGAGGGCGACGTGCACTATGTGCGCCCGCACGAGCTGGATGTGCTGGGCCAGCCTGACGCTGCCGAGCTCACCACCGCGCCCCCCGCCGAGCACGCCGCCTGTCCGGCCGAGCTGGTGCAGGTGCTGACCCTGGGGCCGGTGACCCGGCTCGAGTTTCGCCGCGACGACGGCAGCTATGTCGATGTGGAACTGCCCCGCGCGCGTTGGCAGGCCCTGCGCGACAGCCTGAACCTGGCCCCCGGCCAGCGGGCCTGGCTGAAGGCCCGGCGCGTCACGCGCTTCGTGGCCGGTGCCGATGGCGCGGTGGTGGACGACCCGGCGGCGGCCATCTAG
- a CDS encoding glycoside hydrolase family 16 protein: protein MPTARPGPNRSPLMAALLALGALAACGGGTATAADAVAAGTPAATDAALAEPLRPPAGHSLVWADEFDRDGLPDPRRWAYDTGMNKQGWHNREQQYYSGPRADNAEVRAGRLVITARLEERRDQADWGGQRYSSTRLVTLGRQDWTYGFFEVRAKLPCGLGTWPAIWMLNSALDWPAGGELDIMEQVGREPAKVFSTIHTAAGHGGNGSGNAIQVPDACSAFHNYQMLWTPTELRFGMDGKTHHIVRNDGSGRARWPFDRPQFLILNIAVGGDLGGPVDDRAFPVRFEIEHVRVYQAPR, encoded by the coding sequence ATGCCCACTGCCCGCCCTGGCCCGAACCGCTCGCCGCTGATGGCGGCCCTGCTGGCGCTGGGTGCGCTGGCCGCCTGCGGCGGCGGCACGGCCACCGCGGCCGATGCCGTGGCCGCCGGCACGCCGGCCGCCACCGACGCGGCGCTGGCCGAGCCCTTGCGCCCGCCGGCCGGCCACAGCCTGGTGTGGGCCGACGAGTTCGACCGCGACGGCCTGCCCGACCCGCGCCGCTGGGCCTACGACACCGGCATGAACAAGCAGGGCTGGCACAACCGCGAGCAGCAGTACTACAGCGGCCCGCGCGCCGACAACGCCGAGGTGCGCGCCGGCCGCCTGGTGATCACCGCGCGCCTGGAAGAGCGCCGCGACCAGGCCGACTGGGGCGGCCAGCGCTACAGCTCGACCCGCCTGGTCACGCTGGGCCGGCAGGACTGGACCTACGGCTTCTTCGAGGTGCGCGCCAAGCTGCCCTGCGGCCTGGGCACCTGGCCGGCGATCTGGATGCTCAACAGCGCGCTCGACTGGCCGGCCGGCGGCGAGCTCGACATCATGGAGCAGGTGGGCCGCGAGCCGGCCAAGGTGTTCTCCACCATCCACACCGCTGCCGGCCATGGCGGCAACGGCTCGGGCAATGCGATCCAGGTGCCCGACGCCTGCAGCGCCTTCCACAACTACCAGATGCTGTGGACGCCCACCGAGCTGCGCTTCGGCATGGACGGCAAGACCCACCACATCGTGCGCAACGACGGCAGCGGCCGCGCGCGCTGGCCCTTCGACCGGCCGCAGTTCCTGATCCTCAACATCGCGGTGGGCGGCGACCTGGGCGGCCCGGTGGACGACCGCGCGTTCCCGGTGCGCTTCGAGATCGAGCACGTGCGCGTGTACCAGGCACCGCGCTGA
- a CDS encoding carbohydrate ABC transporter permease, with the protein MPRRLLPRLGPRRAPYVLLLPFLALFVVFGLFPLGFSLWLAFQSWEPTSGLGAMSFVGLDNFAFALQDEWFWKSLRNTAWLALAAGLPQHLVAIPLAVFIHSRFQRLRNAVIGAYFLPYITSTVAIAILFGALFSTDYGLVNQGIAQAARWPLLGWLLPQQAIDWINRPEYLRPTIALIVFWRYVGFNTVLYLAALQTIPKDLYEAARIDGAGSWARFRHITLPGIRPMAYFGVTLSVIGGLQLFEEPFVLTNGRGGIDQAGMTAAMYLYRLAFDFNDFGAASAMSWVLCAIVVGLTWATNRAFRERGST; encoded by the coding sequence GTGCCACGCCGCCTGCTGCCACGCCTGGGGCCGCGCCGCGCACCCTATGTGCTGCTGCTGCCCTTTCTGGCGCTGTTCGTGGTGTTCGGGCTGTTTCCGCTGGGCTTCAGCCTGTGGCTGGCCTTCCAGAGCTGGGAGCCGACCAGCGGCCTGGGCGCGATGAGCTTCGTCGGCCTGGACAACTTTGCCTTCGCGCTGCAGGACGAGTGGTTCTGGAAGTCGCTGCGCAACACCGCCTGGCTGGCGCTGGCCGCCGGCCTGCCGCAGCACCTGGTGGCCATTCCGCTGGCGGTGTTCATCCACAGCCGCTTCCAGCGCCTGCGCAATGCGGTGATCGGCGCCTACTTCCTGCCCTACATCACCAGCACGGTGGCCATCGCCATCCTGTTCGGCGCGCTGTTCTCCACCGACTACGGCCTGGTCAACCAGGGCATTGCCCAGGCTGCGCGCTGGCCGCTGCTGGGCTGGCTGCTGCCGCAGCAGGCGATTGACTGGATCAACCGCCCCGAGTACCTGCGGCCGACCATCGCGCTGATCGTGTTCTGGCGTTACGTGGGCTTCAACACCGTGCTTTACCTGGCCGCGCTGCAGACCATTCCGAAAGACCTGTACGAGGCCGCGCGCATCGACGGTGCCGGCAGCTGGGCGCGCTTTCGCCACATCACGCTGCCCGGCATCCGCCCGATGGCCTACTTCGGCGTGACGCTCAGCGTCATCGGCGGGCTGCAGCTGTTCGAGGAGCCCTTCGTGCTCACCAACGGCCGCGGCGGCATTGACCAGGCCGGCATGACCGCCGCGATGTACCTCTACCGCCTGGCCTTCGACTTCAATGACTTCGGCGCCGCCAGCGCCATGAGCTGGGTGCTGTGCGCCATCGTGGTGGGCCTGACCTGGGCCACCAACCGCGCCTTCCGCGAGCGGGGCTCGACATGA
- a CDS encoding histidine kinase N-terminal 7TM domain-containing diguanylate cyclase, giving the protein MTPAIDPAACLATAWQVAPDLPVRLAVVSGLAAVAGWADAQRYFPGKRAFFWLNVVLVLWIAGTTVEHAAVSPGCKSTLALLCWPVILALPVLWSLFLQRYVSSDTQPPRRMAVLLTVLAIAALTAAAYSNGWHAAFYGPASDLGPPVMGLPRMRYAYGPLFLLAAVWGYGWLVRATVLIGRAVQECAPEDRPQWLAFLLMMAVPWTTNVAYVLFGVRLLGGDPTPLSFAVAVVGFGWLIRNSSLLRVVPMSRRLLFTALPDPVLVLDSLNRVIDCNRAGERLASQGALAGASTPVVPRGLALADWPVAGAALAELLQRAPHGEGTVVIDSPPLVLDVRATDIGSGTQRIGRMLQLRDVTERHRTQTRLAAALAQRDAQLAQVAQLEAELREQTLRDPLTGLHNRRALVQRFAQERQHQLATGQPLSLVLLDVDHFKRVNDSHGHAVGDAVLQALAGVFTAGLRASDSVFRIGGEEFALLLPGADATQAQLRVAALRQGTGSGLPLPLDGPPGLHGLHGLLPIGFSAGIATCGRGTHSLDDLLRRADAALYRAKHLGRGRSELAAD; this is encoded by the coding sequence ATGACGCCGGCGATCGACCCCGCGGCCTGCCTGGCCACGGCCTGGCAGGTGGCCCCCGACCTGCCGGTGCGCCTGGCCGTGGTGTCGGGCCTGGCCGCGGTGGCCGGCTGGGCCGATGCGCAGCGCTACTTTCCGGGCAAGCGCGCGTTCTTCTGGCTCAACGTGGTGCTGGTGCTGTGGATTGCCGGCACCACGGTGGAACACGCCGCCGTGTCGCCCGGCTGCAAGAGCACGCTGGCGCTGCTGTGCTGGCCGGTGATCCTGGCGCTGCCGGTGCTGTGGTCGCTGTTTCTGCAGCGCTATGTCAGCAGCGACACGCAGCCGCCGCGCCGCATGGCGGTGCTGCTCACGGTGCTGGCCATCGCCGCGCTGACGGCTGCGGCCTACAGCAACGGCTGGCATGCCGCGTTCTACGGCCCGGCCAGCGACCTGGGCCCGCCGGTGATGGGCCTGCCGCGCATGCGCTATGCCTACGGGCCGCTGTTTCTGCTGGCCGCGGTGTGGGGCTACGGCTGGCTGGTGCGGGCCACGGTGCTGATCGGCCGCGCGGTGCAGGAATGCGCGCCCGAAGACCGGCCGCAGTGGCTGGCCTTTTTGCTGATGATGGCCGTGCCCTGGACCACCAACGTGGCCTATGTGCTGTTTGGCGTGCGCCTGCTGGGTGGCGACCCCACGCCGCTGAGCTTTGCCGTGGCGGTGGTGGGCTTTGGCTGGCTGATCCGCAACAGCAGCCTGCTGCGCGTGGTGCCGATGTCGCGCCGGCTGCTGTTCACCGCCCTGCCCGACCCGGTGCTGGTGCTCGACTCGCTGAACCGCGTGATCGACTGCAACCGCGCCGGCGAGCGCCTGGCCAGTCAGGGCGCGCTGGCCGGCGCCAGCACGCCCGTGGTGCCGCGCGGCCTGGCGCTGGCCGACTGGCCGGTGGCCGGCGCGGCGCTGGCCGAGCTGCTGCAGCGCGCGCCGCACGGCGAGGGCACGGTGGTGATCGACTCGCCACCGCTGGTGCTGGATGTGCGCGCCACCGACATCGGCAGCGGCACGCAGCGCATCGGCCGCATGCTGCAACTGCGCGACGTGACCGAGCGCCACCGCACCCAAACCCGCCTGGCCGCCGCACTGGCCCAGCGCGACGCCCAGCTGGCCCAGGTGGCCCAGCTGGAGGCCGAGCTGCGCGAGCAGACCCTGCGCGACCCGCTCACCGGCCTGCACAACCGGCGCGCCCTGGTGCAGCGCTTTGCGCAGGAGCGCCAGCACCAGCTGGCCACCGGCCAGCCGCTGAGCCTGGTGCTGCTGGACGTGGACCACTTCAAGCGCGTGAACGACAGCCACGGCCATGCCGTGGGCGACGCGGTGCTGCAGGCGCTGGCCGGCGTGTTCACGGCCGGGCTGCGCGCCAGCGACTCGGTGTTTCGCATCGGCGGCGAAGAGTTCGCGCTGCTGCTGCCCGGCGCCGATGCCACCCAGGCGCAGCTGCGCGTGGCGGCGCTGCGCCAGGGCACCGGCAGCGGCCTGCCGCTGCCGCTCGATGGCCCGCCGGGCCTGCACGGCCTGCATGGCCTGTTGCCGATCGGCTTTTCGGCCGGCATCGCCACCTGCGGCCGCGGCACGCACAGCCTGGACGATCTGCTGCGCCGCGCCGACGCGGCGCTGTACCGCGCCAAGCACCTGGGCCGCGGGCGCAGCGAGCTGGCGGCCGACTGA
- a CDS encoding ABC transporter substrate-binding protein gives MLSRRGLLAAGAGGAATLSVWPAAVTASEGRAPREVLTIAAFPLIDEIGRAALSRWRTLHPEVALRILTRQYIDHHTAMTTALSTARGLPDVMALEASFVGRYARGTGLLDLRQPPFGIEQLRDRVVPYAYQQAVTATGAVVAMPTDIGPGTMLWRTDILGRAGLDGNAIGRSWDDYLAAGRQIKARTGAFLVAAAQEIKDIALRDGRQPGEGLYYDADSRALADTPRFERAFEIALRARQAGLDARLTAWTNEWAEGYKRGKLATALSGAWLVGQLATWVAPETRGLWRAAQLPGPTYAAYGGTFYALPRQADARRRALAWDYIRLMTLDTGQQLAAFKQQDAFPALREVHQDAFFDGPVAFLGDQPARRLWREAAARIDAMPVHRQNAFADEVVNTELDNVLTRAKPIRSALADAQRLLQRRALR, from the coding sequence ATGCTGTCGCGCCGGGGCCTGCTGGCGGCGGGGGCGGGGGGCGCGGCCACGCTGAGCGTGTGGCCGGCCGCGGTGACGGCCAGCGAGGGCCGCGCCCCGCGCGAGGTGCTGACCATCGCCGCCTTTCCGCTGATCGACGAGATCGGCCGCGCCGCGCTGTCGCGCTGGCGCACGCTGCACCCCGAGGTGGCGCTGCGCATCCTCACCCGCCAGTACATCGACCACCACACGGCGATGACCACCGCGCTGTCCACCGCGCGCGGCCTGCCCGACGTGATGGCGCTGGAGGCCAGCTTTGTCGGCCGCTATGCCCGCGGCACCGGCCTGCTCGACCTGCGCCAGCCACCCTTTGGCATCGAGCAGCTGCGCGACCGGGTGGTGCCCTATGCCTATCAGCAGGCGGTCACGGCCACCGGCGCGGTGGTGGCCATGCCCACCGACATCGGCCCCGGCACCATGCTGTGGCGCACCGACATCCTGGGCCGCGCCGGACTCGACGGCAATGCCATCGGCCGCAGCTGGGACGACTACCTGGCCGCCGGCCGGCAGATCAAGGCCCGCACCGGCGCGTTTCTGGTGGCTGCGGCGCAGGAGATCAAGGACATCGCGCTGCGCGACGGCCGCCAGCCCGGCGAAGGCCTCTACTACGACGCCGACTCGCGCGCGCTGGCCGACACGCCGCGCTTCGAGCGCGCCTTCGAGATCGCGCTGCGCGCGCGCCAGGCCGGCCTGGACGCGCGCCTGACCGCCTGGACCAATGAATGGGCCGAGGGCTACAAGCGCGGCAAGCTGGCCACCGCGCTGTCGGGCGCCTGGCTGGTGGGGCAGCTGGCCACCTGGGTGGCGCCCGAAACCCGCGGCCTGTGGCGTGCCGCGCAGCTGCCCGGGCCCACCTATGCGGCCTATGGCGGCACCTTCTATGCGCTGCCGCGCCAGGCCGATGCCCGGCGCCGCGCGCTGGCCTGGGACTACATCCGCCTGATGACGCTCGACACCGGCCAGCAGCTGGCCGCGTTCAAGCAGCAAGACGCCTTTCCGGCGCTGCGCGAGGTGCACCAGGACGCGTTCTTCGACGGCCCGGTGGCCTTTCTCGGCGACCAGCCGGCGCGCCGCCTGTGGCGCGAGGCCGCGGCGCGCATCGACGCCATGCCGGTGCACCGCCAGAACGCCTTTGCCGACGAGGTGGTCAACACCGAGCTCGACAACGTGCTCACCCGTGCCAAGCCGATCCGCAGCGCGCTGGCCGATGCCCAGCGCCTGCTGCAGCGCCGTGCGCTGCGTTGA
- a CDS encoding CysB family HTH-type transcriptional regulator, which yields MNFQQLRSAREAVRQNFNLTAVAGVLHTSQPGVSRQIRELEDELGIDLFGRAGKRLTGLTEPGKLVLPIIERLLLEADNLRRAGDEFARSNEGALTIAATHSQARYALPAAVRDFRQRRPLVQLHLHQGTPQQVARMLIDGEADIGIATEALAQYDELLALPCYRWTHTVVVPPGHPLALEAAAGQGLTLQRLAQFPLVTYESGYTGRAHIDEAFAKAGLTPEIVLVAMDADVIKTYAELGLGVGIVAAIAFDEERDPHLRAIDARHLFAANMTRLAIRRGAWLRHYVFDFITTFAPPLTQQMVQRALVAEPGEAFEL from the coding sequence GTGAACTTTCAGCAACTGCGCTCGGCGCGCGAGGCCGTGCGCCAGAACTTCAACCTCACCGCGGTGGCCGGTGTGCTGCACACCTCGCAACCGGGCGTCAGCCGGCAGATCCGCGAACTGGAAGACGAGCTGGGCATCGACCTGTTCGGCCGCGCCGGCAAGCGCCTGACCGGCCTCACCGAGCCCGGCAAGCTGGTGCTGCCGATCATCGAGCGCCTGCTGCTGGAGGCCGACAACCTCAGGCGCGCCGGCGACGAGTTTGCGCGCAGCAACGAAGGCGCGCTGACCATTGCCGCCACGCATTCGCAGGCGCGTTATGCGCTGCCGGCGGCGGTGCGCGACTTTCGCCAGCGTCGGCCCCTGGTGCAGCTGCACCTGCACCAGGGAACGCCGCAGCAGGTGGCACGCATGCTGATCGACGGCGAGGCCGACATCGGCATCGCCACCGAGGCCCTGGCCCAGTACGACGAGCTGCTGGCCCTGCCCTGCTACCGCTGGACGCACACCGTGGTGGTGCCGCCCGGCCACCCGCTGGCGCTGGAGGCAGCGGCCGGCCAGGGCCTCACGCTGCAGCGTCTGGCGCAGTTTCCGCTGGTCACCTACGAGTCGGGCTACACCGGCCGTGCGCACATCGACGAGGCCTTCGCCAAGGCCGGCCTCACGCCCGAGATCGTGCTGGTGGCCATGGACGCCGACGTGATCAAGACCTATGCCGAGCTGGGCCTGGGCGTGGGCATCGTCGCGGCCATCGCCTTCGACGAGGAGCGCGACCCGCACCTGCGCGCCATCGACGCCCGCCACCTGTTTGCCGCCAACATGACCCGCCTGGCCATCCGCCGCGGCGCCTGGTTGCGCCACTACGTGTTCGACTTCATCACCACCTTTGCGCCACCGCTGACCCAGCAGATGGTGCAGCGCGCCCTGGTGGCCGAGCCGGGCGAGGCCTTCGAGCTGTAG
- a CDS encoding alpha/beta hydrolase → MTGPAMNGPGLLQTLRQGRQVVLHVGEPTAAPSGLSVWLIHGAGGRAAQWQGIAPALQAAGHRVLALDAVGHGDSPAPRRFAHYAGPELVADLRELLARHGGARNRLVAHSYGCSQVLALLSQAGVAPLPPIDRLLLLAPAGPERRRRTPWIFWLPVPVLEWLRPQLSAGFHAAAWGDAADAALVARETAISDRNPLHVIKALFRQRLALDAPALQTVHWPVQILAGAQDGLTPAAGAQALAATLPRARIEVLLRTGHQILLERPQQVIDAILGPAD, encoded by the coding sequence ATGACCGGCCCGGCCATGAACGGCCCGGGCCTGCTGCAAACCCTGCGCCAGGGCCGCCAGGTGGTGCTGCACGTGGGCGAGCCCACGGCCGCGCCCAGTGGCCTGAGCGTGTGGCTGATCCATGGCGCCGGCGGCCGCGCCGCGCAGTGGCAGGGCATTGCACCGGCGCTGCAGGCCGCCGGCCACCGGGTCCTGGCGCTGGATGCGGTGGGCCATGGCGACAGCCCGGCGCCCCGGCGCTTTGCGCATTACGCCGGGCCCGAGCTGGTGGCCGATCTGCGCGAGCTGCTGGCCCGGCATGGCGGCGCGCGCAACCGGCTGGTGGCCCATTCCTACGGCTGCTCGCAGGTGCTGGCGCTGCTGTCGCAGGCCGGCGTGGCGCCGCTGCCGCCCATCGACCGCTTGCTGCTGCTGGCCCCGGCCGGCCCCGAGCGGCGGCGGCGCACGCCCTGGATCTTCTGGCTGCCGGTGCCGGTGCTGGAGTGGCTGCGCCCGCAGCTGTCGGCCGGCTTCCATGCCGCGGCCTGGGGCGACGCGGCCGACGCCGCCCTGGTGGCGCGCGAGACCGCGATCAGCGACCGCAACCCGCTGCATGTGATCAAGGCCTTGTTCCGCCAGCGCCTCGCGCTGGATGCGCCGGCCCTGCAGACGGTGCACTGGCCGGTGCAGATCCTGGCCGGCGCGCAGGACGGGCTGACCCCGGCCGCCGGCGCGCAGGCCCTGGCCGCCACGCTGCCCCGGGCCCGCATCGAGGTGCTGTTGCGCACGGGGCACCAGATCCTGCTCGAGCGGCCGCAGCAGGTGATCGACGCGATCCTCGGCCCGGCGGACTGA
- a CDS encoding GH1 family beta-glucosidase, producing MSPIAPLPTQAFPADFIWGVATAAFQIEGAATADGKGPSVWDSFCRQPGAIADASNGDVACDHYHRLEADLDLIASLGVNSYRFSVSWPRVQPLGQGAWNPAGLDFYERLVDGLLARGLQAHLTLNHWDLPQALQQQGGWMHRDTVQHFVDYARGIQARLGDRLSTLATHNEPWVMATLGHETGIFAPGVKSRRSASAVAHHLLLSHGLSLQALRADGARARLGIVLNQSPVQPATPSAEDAAAARLEDGKLVRWYMDPLLKGAYPEDVLAWLGDDGPPVQAGDLAAIAQPLDWLGLNYYSRAVVSASGAWDARQGGLPLTEMGWEIYPQGLTELLLRLKRDYAVPPLVITENGGAFPDATWHDGELADDDRCAYLASHIGAVGDALAAGVPMAGYIVWSLMDNFEWASGYAKRFGIVHVDYQSLARTPKRSARWLSAFMARQRLLAARG from the coding sequence ATGAGCCCCATCGCCCCGCTGCCGACCCAGGCCTTTCCTGCCGACTTCATCTGGGGCGTGGCCACGGCCGCGTTCCAGATCGAGGGCGCGGCCACCGCCGACGGCAAGGGCCCGTCGGTGTGGGACAGCTTCTGCCGCCAGCCCGGCGCCATTGCCGACGCCAGCAACGGCGACGTGGCCTGCGACCACTACCACCGGCTCGAGGCCGACCTCGACCTGATCGCCAGCCTGGGCGTCAACAGCTACCGCTTCTCGGTCAGCTGGCCACGGGTGCAGCCGCTGGGCCAGGGCGCCTGGAACCCTGCCGGACTCGACTTCTACGAGCGCCTGGTCGATGGCCTGCTGGCGCGCGGCCTGCAGGCCCACCTCACGCTCAACCACTGGGATCTGCCGCAGGCCCTGCAGCAGCAGGGCGGCTGGATGCACCGCGACACGGTGCAGCACTTCGTCGACTACGCGCGCGGCATCCAGGCCCGGCTGGGTGACCGGCTGAGCACGCTGGCCACCCACAACGAGCCCTGGGTGATGGCCACGCTGGGCCACGAGACCGGCATCTTCGCGCCCGGCGTGAAAAGCCGGCGCAGCGCCAGCGCGGTGGCCCACCACCTGCTGCTGAGCCACGGCCTGTCGCTGCAGGCGCTGCGCGCCGACGGCGCGCGTGCGCGCCTGGGCATCGTGCTCAACCAGTCGCCGGTGCAGCCGGCCACGCCCAGCGCCGAAGACGCCGCCGCCGCGCGCCTGGAAGACGGCAAGCTGGTGCGCTGGTACATGGACCCGCTGCTGAAGGGCGCCTACCCCGAGGACGTGCTGGCCTGGCTGGGCGACGACGGCCCGCCGGTGCAGGCCGGCGACCTGGCCGCCATCGCCCAGCCGCTCGACTGGCTGGGCCTGAACTACTACTCGCGTGCCGTGGTCAGCGCCAGCGGTGCCTGGGACGCCAGGCAGGGCGGCCTGCCGCTCACCGAGATGGGCTGGGAGATCTACCCGCAAGGCCTCACCGAGCTGCTGCTGCGCCTGAAACGCGACTACGCGGTGCCGCCGCTGGTCATCACCGAGAACGGCGGCGCCTTTCCCGATGCCACCTGGCACGACGGCGAGCTGGCCGACGACGACCGCTGCGCCTACCTGGCCAGCCACATCGGCGCGGTGGGCGACGCGCTGGCTGCCGGTGTGCCGATGGCCGGCTACATCGTCTGGAGCCTGATGGACAACTTCGAATGGGCCTCGGGTTATGCCAAGCGCTTCGGCATCGTGCATGTCGACTACCAGAGCCTGGCGCGCACGCCCAAGCGCAGCGCGCGCTGGCTGAGCGCCTTCATGGCCCGCCAGCGCCTGCTGGCCGCGCGGGGCTGA
- a CDS encoding carbohydrate ABC transporter permease translates to MSRAPAARGMALGSAYLLVGVGALLMLAPFYLMFVFATHSRADIFNLPPPLWFGGDVLGNLQILTARIPFWRNLGWSLYVALASTALTLVFCSMGGYAFARFEFKGKRALFLLVMGTMMLPTFMKMIPSFIIMDMLGWIDEPRALYIPGAASAFGIFLMRQFIAASVPTELIEAARLDGCGELGIWWRVVLPLSRPALGTLGLVTFIASWNNFVDPLIVMRNPEMFTLPLALRNLQSPLDTQWGALMVGSAIATVPLLLLFVMSSRQLIAGLTAGAVK, encoded by the coding sequence ATGAGCCGCGCACCCGCGGCGCGCGGCATGGCGCTGGGCTCGGCCTACCTGCTGGTGGGCGTGGGCGCGCTGCTGATGCTGGCGCCGTTCTACCTGATGTTCGTGTTTGCCACGCATTCGCGGGCCGACATCTTCAACCTGCCGCCACCGCTGTGGTTCGGCGGTGATGTGCTGGGCAACCTGCAGATCCTCACCGCGCGCATCCCGTTCTGGCGCAACCTGGGCTGGAGCCTGTACGTCGCGCTGGCCAGCACCGCGCTGACCCTGGTGTTCTGCAGCATGGGCGGCTACGCCTTTGCGCGCTTCGAGTTCAAGGGCAAGCGCGCGCTGTTCCTGCTGGTGATGGGCACGATGATGCTGCCCACCTTCATGAAGATGATCCCCAGCTTCATCATCATGGACATGCTGGGCTGGATCGACGAGCCGCGCGCGCTCTACATCCCCGGCGCGGCCAGCGCCTTCGGCATCTTCCTGATGCGCCAGTTCATCGCCGCCTCGGTGCCCACCGAGCTGATCGAGGCCGCGCGGCTCGACGGCTGCGGCGAGCTGGGCATCTGGTGGCGCGTGGTGCTGCCGCTCAGCCGCCCGGCGCTGGGCACGCTGGGCCTGGTGACCTTCATCGCCAGCTGGAACAACTTCGTCGATCCGCTGATCGTCATGCGCAACCCCGAGATGTTCACGCTGCCGCTGGCCCTGCGCAACCTGCAAAGCCCGCTCGACACGCAATGGGGCGCGCTGATGGTCGGCTCGGCCATTGCCACCGTGCCGCTGCTGCTGCTGTTTGTGATGTCGTCGCGCCAGCTCATCGCCGGGCTCACCGCCGGCGCCGTCAAGTGA